One region of Azoarcus sp. CIB genomic DNA includes:
- the mutM gene encoding bifunctional DNA-formamidopyrimidine glycosylase/DNA-(apurinic or apyrimidinic site) lyase: MPELPEVETTCRGIRPAIDGRTMTGVSVRNGRLRVPVPPDLGECVAGAPLQGVRRRAKYLLLDFPAGSVIVHLGMSGSLRVVDADQPPGVHDHVDLVFGDRALRLRDPRRFGLVVWQPGDALAHPLLARLGIEPLGEEFSGPWLRRAFEGVRAPIKQALMDGHRLVGVGNIYASESLFRARIHPLAPAGSVGPRRIGRLVVAVRETLLAAIAAGGSTLRDFVGGDGKKGYFQQEYFVYGRDGQPCRVCGTSVQRVVCGQRSTFFCPRCQRM; encoded by the coding sequence ATGCCTGAATTGCCTGAAGTCGAAACGACCTGCCGCGGCATACGCCCGGCGATCGACGGTCGGACCATGACCGGCGTGAGCGTGCGCAACGGGCGCCTGCGCGTGCCGGTGCCGCCGGACCTGGGCGAGTGCGTGGCCGGCGCGCCGCTGCAGGGGGTGAGGCGGCGGGCGAAGTACTTGCTGCTCGATTTCCCCGCCGGCAGCGTGATCGTGCATCTGGGCATGTCGGGCAGCCTGCGGGTGGTCGATGCGGATCAGCCGCCGGGCGTGCACGATCATGTGGATCTGGTATTCGGCGACCGGGCGCTGCGTTTGCGCGATCCGCGACGCTTCGGGCTGGTCGTGTGGCAGCCGGGCGATGCGCTCGCGCATCCGCTGCTCGCGCGCCTCGGCATCGAGCCGCTCGGGGAGGAGTTCTCCGGCCCCTGGCTGCGCCGCGCGTTCGAGGGGGTGCGCGCGCCGATCAAGCAGGCGCTGATGGACGGGCACCGTCTCGTCGGGGTCGGCAACATCTATGCGTCCGAGAGCCTGTTCCGGGCGCGCATCCATCCGCTGGCGCCGGCCGGCAGCGTCGGGCCTCGGCGCATCGGGCGGCTCGTGGTCGCGGTGCGCGAGACGCTGCTGGCGGCGATCGCCGCGGGCGGCAGTACGCTGCGGGACTTCGTCGGTGGCGACGGAAAGAAGGGCTACTTCCAGCAGGAATATTTCGTCTACGGCCGCGACGGGCAGCCGTGCCGCGTGTGCGGTACGAGCGTGCAGCGGGTGGTGTGCGGGCAGCGCTCGACCTTCTTCTGCCCGCGCTGCCAGCGCATGTGA